The Tenebrio molitor chromosome 3, icTenMoli1.1, whole genome shotgun sequence genome contains a region encoding:
- the Nos gene encoding nitric oxide synthase, salivary gland isoform X1, giving the protein MNVAKKNSKNAAICARNYANREKDVYDTLHVKGLKENTVCNNQMCLGSMMAQPGRNELRTPQEVLKHAKDFLDQYFTSIRRASSPAHTSRWEQVQKEVNTTGTYQLTETELIYGAKLAWRNSVRCIGRIQWSKLQVFDCRYVTTTSGMFEALCNHIKYSTNKGNIRSAITIFPQRTDGRHDFRVWNPQLVSYAGYRQPDGSILGDPLNVEFTEVCLRLGWRGPGTRWDILPLLLSANGHDPDYFDIPSELILEIPLTHPTLDWFEDLGLKWYGLPAVSSMMFDVGGLQFTAAPFNGWYMSTEIGCRNMCDTHRLNMLEPVAQGMGLDTRTPVTLWKDKAMVEVNVAVLHSFQQKGVTIVDHHTASESFMKHLENEVRLRHGCPADWVWIVPPLSGSATPVFHQEMALYYLKPSYEYQEPAWKCHVWKKGRESGKSKKPRRKFHFKQIARAVKFTSKLFGRALSRRIKATILYATETGKSEGYAKKLVEIFGHAFNAQVYCMSDYDITNIEHEALLLVVTSTFGNGDPPENGEEFAKNLYTLKLSENGIPNGDSKLSMTMATSKSFIKANSQSEIPTAKKLDRLDSLRGSVSEPLLEDTFGPLSNVRFAVFALGSSAYPNFCAFGKYVDNLLGELGGERLSKMASGDEMCGQEQAFRKWAPQIFKIACETFCLDDDDTILEATMSLESESLTSQTVRFVASKADNITTALSKCHNKKVCSSRLLRRTNLHGEKSSRATLLLEFENDLPYNPGDHLGVYAINRPELVDKIMNRVKGVDDPDTPVELQLLKETHTNNGVLKTWTPHERLPTCSLKTLLSRFLDITTPPTPNLLQHFASIATDQEDQRKLELLATDSAAYEDWRHWRYPNLLEVLEEFPSVTPYAPLLIAQLSILQPRFYSISSSPLLHPDQVHLTVAVVVYKTQDGEGPVHYGVCSNYLQDVPVGEEVCLFVRGAPNFHLPNDPMKPIILIGPGTGIAPFRGFWQHRLAQVLANKKVGKIWLFFGCRTRELDLHKEEKTQMLTKGVLDKVFLALSREPNVPKTYVQDLALTEAAEIYRILVLEKGHFYVCGDCTMAEHVYQTLRNIIQKYGSMTEQQVEAYILSLRDENRYHEDIFGITLRTAEVHNRSRESARIRMASEP; this is encoded by the exons AACACCGTCTGCAACAACCAGATGTGTCTGGGGAGCATGATGGCCCAGCCGGGCCGGAACGAGCTCAGGACCCCCCAGGAGGTGCTGAAGCACGCCAAGGACTTCCTCGACCAGTATTTCACCTCGATAAGGAG AGCCAGCAGCCCCGCACACACCTCCCGCTGGGAGCAAGTCCAGAAGGAGGTCAACACCACCGGGACTTACCAGCTCACCGAAACCGAGCTCATCTACGGAGCCAAACTCGCCTGGAGGAACTCCGTCAGGTGCATCGGCCGGATCCAGTGGTCCAAACTGCAG GTTTTTGACTGCCGCTATGTAACCACCACCAGTGGAATGTTCGAGGCGCTGTGCAACCACATCAAATACAGCACCAACAAAGGCAACATCCG GTCGGCCATAACAATCTTCCCCCAGAGGACGGACGGCCGTCACGATTTCAGGGTGTGGAACCCCCAACTCGTAAGTTATGCGGGTTATCGCCAGCCGGACGGCTCGATCCTGGGCGATCCCCTCAACGTCGAGTTCACCGAAGTCTGCTTGCGTTTGGGGTGGCGCGGCCCCGGAACTAGATGGGACATCTTACCGCTACTCCTCTCGGCCAACGGACACGACCCCGATTACTTCGATATACCGTCAGAGCTGATCCTCGAGATCCCACTGACACATCCCAC GTTGGACTGGTTCGAGGACCTCGGCTTGAAATGGTACGGCTTGCCCGCAGTCTCGAGCATGATGTTCGACGTGGGGGGCTTGCAGTTCACCGCCGCCCCCTTCAACGGCTGGTACATGAGCACCGAGATAGGCTGCAGGAACATGTGCGACACCCACCGGCTGAACATGCTGGAGCCGGTGGCTCAGGGGATGGGGCTGGACACTCGCACCCCCGTCACCTTGTGGAAGGACAAGGCGATGGTCGAGGTGAACGTCGCCGTCTTGCACAGTTTCCAACAGAAGGGCGTCACCATTGTGGACCACCACACCGCCTCCGAGTCCTTCATGAAGCACCTGGAGAACGAGGTGCGCCTCCGACACGGCTGTCCCGCCGACTGGGTCTGGATCGTGCCGCCGCTCTCGGGCTCCGCCACTCCCGTCTTCCACCAGGAGATGGCCCTCTACTATCTGAAGCCGTCGTACGAGTACCAG gaGCCGGCGTGGAAGTGTCACGTGTGGAAGAAGGGTCGCGAGTCGGGCAAGAGCAAGAAGCCCAGACGTAAGTTCCACTTCAAGCAGATCGCCAG GGCTGTCAAATTCACGTCAAAGCTGTTCGGGAGAGCCCTCTCGCGGCGGATCAAAGCAACCATTCTTTACGCCACCGAGACGGGGAAGTCCGAAGGCTACGCCAAGAAATTGGTCGAGATCTTCGGGCACGCTTTCAACGCCCAGGTCTATTGCATGTCCGACTACGACATCACGAATATCGAACACGAGGCGCTCCTCTTGGTGGTGACCTCCACGTTCGGCAACGGAGACCCTCCCGAGAACGGAGAAGAGTTCGCCAAGAACCTGTATACGTTGAAGCTTAGTGAGAACGGAATCCCTAACGGCGACTCCAAGCTCAG TATGACGATGGCAACGTCAAAGTCCTTCATTAAGGCTAACAGCCAGAGCGAGATCCCCACTGCGAAAAAATTAGATCGCTTGGACTCTCTGAGGGGGTCCGTCAGCGAACCCTTGCTGGAGGACACTTTCGGACCCCTCAGCAACGTCAG GTTCGCAGTTTTCGCGTTAGGCTCCAGCGCCTACCCCAACTTTTGCGCCTTCGGCAAGTACGTCGACAACCTCTTGGGAGAACTGGGAGGAGAGAGGCTGAGCAAGATGGCGTCGGGAGACGAGATGTGCGGACAAGAGCAAGCTTTCAGAAAGTGGGCCCCGCAGATATTCAAA ATCGCTTGCGAGACGTTTTGCCTCGACGACGACGACACCATTCTCGAAGCCACCATGAGTCTGGAGAGTGAGTCTCTAACCTCACAAACTGTCAGATTCGTCGCCTCCAAAGCCGACAACATAACGACAGCTCTATCGAAATGTCACAACAAGAAG GTTTGTTCCAGTCGCCTGCTGCGTCGGACCAACCTCCACGGAGAAAAATCTTCAAGGGCCACTTTGTTGCTTGAATTCGAAAACGACCTCCCTTACAACCCCGGAGACCACTTGGGGGTCTACGCGATCAACCGGCCCGAACTGGTCGACAAAATCATGAATCGCGTGAAGGGAGTCGACGATCCTGACACCCCCGTGGAGTTGCAGCTCCTCAAAGAGACCCACACCAACAACGGCGTGCTGAAGACTTGGACCCCCCACGAACGCCTCCCCACGTGTTCGCTGAAAACTCTCCTGTCCCGCTTCTTGGACATCACCACTCCCCCAACTCCCAATCTTTTACAACACTTCGCCTCGATCGCCACGGACCAAGAGGACCAGCGCAAGTTGGAACTGCTCGCAACG GACTCGGCAGCTTACGAAGACTGGCGCCACTGGCGCTACCCGAATCTTCTCGAAGTGCTGGAGGAGTTCCCTTCGGTGACTCCCTACGCACCTCTTTTGATAGCCCAGTTGAGCATCCTGCAACCCAGGTTCTACTCGATTTCCTCGAGCCCGCTCCTCCACCCGGACCAAGTGCATTTAACAGTAGCTGTGGTAGTGTACAAAACGCAGGACGGTGAAGGTCCAGTACACTACGGCGTCTGCTCCAACTACCTGCAAGACGTTCCCGTCGGGGAGGAGGTCTGTTTGTTCGTCAGAGGAGCTCCCAATTTCCATCTGCCCAACGATCCCATGAAACCCATCATCTTGATAGGGCCCGGGACGGGAATAGCGCCCTTCAGGGGCTTCTGGCAACACAGGTTGGCCCAAGTTTTGGCGAACAAGAAAGTCGGTAAGATTTGGTTGTTCTTCGGGTGCCGCACCAGAGAACTGGACTTGCACAAGGAGGAAAAAACGCAAATGTTGACGAAAGGAGTTTTGGACAAAGTGTTCCTAGCTTTGTCTCGAGAACCCAACGTGCCCAAG ACTTACGTTCAAGATTTGGCTTTAACCGAAGCAGCCGAGATTTACAGAATACTGGTCCTGGAAAAAGGACACTTTTACGTTTGCGGGGACTGCACCATGGCCGAACACGTCTACCAAACTCTCAGAAATATAATACAAAAGTACGGTTCGATGACCGAACAGCAAGTGGAAGCCTACATTTTGTCGCTGAGG GACGAGAACAGGTACCACGAGGACATATTCGGGATTACGCTGAGGACCGCGGAAGTACACAACAGGTCGAGGGAATCGGCCAGAATTCGAATGGCATCTGAACCTTAA
- the Nos gene encoding nitric oxide synthase, salivary gland isoform X2, whose protein sequence is MNVAKKNSKNAAICARNYANREKDVYDTLHVKGLKENTVCNNQMCLGSMMAQPGRNELRTPQEVLKHAKDFLDQYFTSIRRASSPAHTSRWEQVQKEVNTTGTYQLTETELIYGAKLAWRNSVRCIGRIQWSKLQVFDCRYVTTTSGMFEALCNHIKYSTNKGNIRSAITIFPQRTDGRHDFRVWNPQLVSYAGYRQPDGSILGDPLNVEFTEVCLRLGWRGPGTRWDILPLLLSANGHDPDYFDIPSELILEIPLTHPTLDWFEDLGLKWYGLPAVSSMMFDVGGLQFTAAPFNGWYMSTEIGCRNMCDTHRLNMLEPVAQGMGLDTRTPVTLWKDKAMVEVNVAVLHSFQQKGVTIVDHHTASESFMKHLENEVRLRHGCPADWVWIVPPLSGSATPVFHQEMALYYLKPSYEYQEPAWKCHVWKKGRESGKSKKPRRKFHFKQIARAVKFTSKLFGRALSRRIKATILYATETGKSEGYAKKLVEIFGHAFNAQVYCMSDYDITNIEHEALLLVVTSTFGNGDPPENGEEFAKNLYTLKLSENGIPNGDSKLRFAVFALGSSAYPNFCAFGKYVDNLLGELGGERLSKMASGDEMCGQEQAFRKWAPQIFKIACETFCLDDDDTILEATMSLESESLTSQTVRFVASKADNITTALSKCHNKKVCSSRLLRRTNLHGEKSSRATLLLEFENDLPYNPGDHLGVYAINRPELVDKIMNRVKGVDDPDTPVELQLLKETHTNNGVLKTWTPHERLPTCSLKTLLSRFLDITTPPTPNLLQHFASIATDQEDQRKLELLATDSAAYEDWRHWRYPNLLEVLEEFPSVTPYAPLLIAQLSILQPRFYSISSSPLLHPDQVHLTVAVVVYKTQDGEGPVHYGVCSNYLQDVPVGEEVCLFVRGAPNFHLPNDPMKPIILIGPGTGIAPFRGFWQHRLAQVLANKKVGKIWLFFGCRTRELDLHKEEKTQMLTKGVLDKVFLALSREPNVPKTYVQDLALTEAAEIYRILVLEKGHFYVCGDCTMAEHVYQTLRNIIQKYGSMTEQQVEAYILSLRDENRYHEDIFGITLRTAEVHNRSRESARIRMASEP, encoded by the exons AACACCGTCTGCAACAACCAGATGTGTCTGGGGAGCATGATGGCCCAGCCGGGCCGGAACGAGCTCAGGACCCCCCAGGAGGTGCTGAAGCACGCCAAGGACTTCCTCGACCAGTATTTCACCTCGATAAGGAG AGCCAGCAGCCCCGCACACACCTCCCGCTGGGAGCAAGTCCAGAAGGAGGTCAACACCACCGGGACTTACCAGCTCACCGAAACCGAGCTCATCTACGGAGCCAAACTCGCCTGGAGGAACTCCGTCAGGTGCATCGGCCGGATCCAGTGGTCCAAACTGCAG GTTTTTGACTGCCGCTATGTAACCACCACCAGTGGAATGTTCGAGGCGCTGTGCAACCACATCAAATACAGCACCAACAAAGGCAACATCCG GTCGGCCATAACAATCTTCCCCCAGAGGACGGACGGCCGTCACGATTTCAGGGTGTGGAACCCCCAACTCGTAAGTTATGCGGGTTATCGCCAGCCGGACGGCTCGATCCTGGGCGATCCCCTCAACGTCGAGTTCACCGAAGTCTGCTTGCGTTTGGGGTGGCGCGGCCCCGGAACTAGATGGGACATCTTACCGCTACTCCTCTCGGCCAACGGACACGACCCCGATTACTTCGATATACCGTCAGAGCTGATCCTCGAGATCCCACTGACACATCCCAC GTTGGACTGGTTCGAGGACCTCGGCTTGAAATGGTACGGCTTGCCCGCAGTCTCGAGCATGATGTTCGACGTGGGGGGCTTGCAGTTCACCGCCGCCCCCTTCAACGGCTGGTACATGAGCACCGAGATAGGCTGCAGGAACATGTGCGACACCCACCGGCTGAACATGCTGGAGCCGGTGGCTCAGGGGATGGGGCTGGACACTCGCACCCCCGTCACCTTGTGGAAGGACAAGGCGATGGTCGAGGTGAACGTCGCCGTCTTGCACAGTTTCCAACAGAAGGGCGTCACCATTGTGGACCACCACACCGCCTCCGAGTCCTTCATGAAGCACCTGGAGAACGAGGTGCGCCTCCGACACGGCTGTCCCGCCGACTGGGTCTGGATCGTGCCGCCGCTCTCGGGCTCCGCCACTCCCGTCTTCCACCAGGAGATGGCCCTCTACTATCTGAAGCCGTCGTACGAGTACCAG gaGCCGGCGTGGAAGTGTCACGTGTGGAAGAAGGGTCGCGAGTCGGGCAAGAGCAAGAAGCCCAGACGTAAGTTCCACTTCAAGCAGATCGCCAG GGCTGTCAAATTCACGTCAAAGCTGTTCGGGAGAGCCCTCTCGCGGCGGATCAAAGCAACCATTCTTTACGCCACCGAGACGGGGAAGTCCGAAGGCTACGCCAAGAAATTGGTCGAGATCTTCGGGCACGCTTTCAACGCCCAGGTCTATTGCATGTCCGACTACGACATCACGAATATCGAACACGAGGCGCTCCTCTTGGTGGTGACCTCCACGTTCGGCAACGGAGACCCTCCCGAGAACGGAGAAGAGTTCGCCAAGAACCTGTATACGTTGAAGCTTAGTGAGAACGGAATCCCTAACGGCGACTCCAAGCTCAG GTTCGCAGTTTTCGCGTTAGGCTCCAGCGCCTACCCCAACTTTTGCGCCTTCGGCAAGTACGTCGACAACCTCTTGGGAGAACTGGGAGGAGAGAGGCTGAGCAAGATGGCGTCGGGAGACGAGATGTGCGGACAAGAGCAAGCTTTCAGAAAGTGGGCCCCGCAGATATTCAAA ATCGCTTGCGAGACGTTTTGCCTCGACGACGACGACACCATTCTCGAAGCCACCATGAGTCTGGAGAGTGAGTCTCTAACCTCACAAACTGTCAGATTCGTCGCCTCCAAAGCCGACAACATAACGACAGCTCTATCGAAATGTCACAACAAGAAG GTTTGTTCCAGTCGCCTGCTGCGTCGGACCAACCTCCACGGAGAAAAATCTTCAAGGGCCACTTTGTTGCTTGAATTCGAAAACGACCTCCCTTACAACCCCGGAGACCACTTGGGGGTCTACGCGATCAACCGGCCCGAACTGGTCGACAAAATCATGAATCGCGTGAAGGGAGTCGACGATCCTGACACCCCCGTGGAGTTGCAGCTCCTCAAAGAGACCCACACCAACAACGGCGTGCTGAAGACTTGGACCCCCCACGAACGCCTCCCCACGTGTTCGCTGAAAACTCTCCTGTCCCGCTTCTTGGACATCACCACTCCCCCAACTCCCAATCTTTTACAACACTTCGCCTCGATCGCCACGGACCAAGAGGACCAGCGCAAGTTGGAACTGCTCGCAACG GACTCGGCAGCTTACGAAGACTGGCGCCACTGGCGCTACCCGAATCTTCTCGAAGTGCTGGAGGAGTTCCCTTCGGTGACTCCCTACGCACCTCTTTTGATAGCCCAGTTGAGCATCCTGCAACCCAGGTTCTACTCGATTTCCTCGAGCCCGCTCCTCCACCCGGACCAAGTGCATTTAACAGTAGCTGTGGTAGTGTACAAAACGCAGGACGGTGAAGGTCCAGTACACTACGGCGTCTGCTCCAACTACCTGCAAGACGTTCCCGTCGGGGAGGAGGTCTGTTTGTTCGTCAGAGGAGCTCCCAATTTCCATCTGCCCAACGATCCCATGAAACCCATCATCTTGATAGGGCCCGGGACGGGAATAGCGCCCTTCAGGGGCTTCTGGCAACACAGGTTGGCCCAAGTTTTGGCGAACAAGAAAGTCGGTAAGATTTGGTTGTTCTTCGGGTGCCGCACCAGAGAACTGGACTTGCACAAGGAGGAAAAAACGCAAATGTTGACGAAAGGAGTTTTGGACAAAGTGTTCCTAGCTTTGTCTCGAGAACCCAACGTGCCCAAG ACTTACGTTCAAGATTTGGCTTTAACCGAAGCAGCCGAGATTTACAGAATACTGGTCCTGGAAAAAGGACACTTTTACGTTTGCGGGGACTGCACCATGGCCGAACACGTCTACCAAACTCTCAGAAATATAATACAAAAGTACGGTTCGATGACCGAACAGCAAGTGGAAGCCTACATTTTGTCGCTGAGG GACGAGAACAGGTACCACGAGGACATATTCGGGATTACGCTGAGGACCGCGGAAGTACACAACAGGTCGAGGGAATCGGCCAGAATTCGAATGGCATCTGAACCTTAA
- the LOC138126874 gene encoding 23 kDa integral membrane protein-like isoform X2: protein MGCATGVVKYFVFLANLIFVLAGLALVIIGILFKFHYSEATDALPANFGVAPILSIIIGAIVFVTAFCGCCGAVKESPCMLTTYAIILLVIFIVQVAIGVYAFIKINQDEQGFRRSVHDTLAKTFEGYGRNNEKTESVDAMQSWLHCCHLDGPDGYNNKTLPDSCCPQEIRPCFINELKVYHAGCIDRAHHLLISGSKIIGGVALGIALAEIFGAIFGFCLSSSIKNQYRRSAYA, encoded by the exons ATGGGCTGTGCCACAGGAGTAGTCAAGTACTTCGTCTTCCTCGCCAACCTCATCTTCGTG TTGGCAGGATTGGCCCTTGTCATAATCGGCATCTTGTTCAAGTTTCACTACAGCGAAGCCACCGATGCCCTCCCGGCTAATTTCGGAGTGGCCCCGATTTTATCCATCATCATCGGGGCCATCGTTTTCGTAACCGCGTTCTGCGGATGCTGCGGCGCCGTCAAGGAGAGTCCGTGCATGTTGACAACT TATGCGATTATCTTGTTGGTGATCTTCATCGTCCAAGTCGCGATCGGAGTGTACGCCTTCATCAAGATCAATCAGGATGAGCAAGGATTCAGGCGATCGGTGCACGACACCTTAGCGAAGACTTTCGAAGGGTACGGAAGGAATAACGAAAAAACCGAAAGCGTCGATGCTATGCAGAGTTGG CTCCATTGCTGCCATCTTGACGGACCGGATGGATATAACAATAAAACCCTTCCAGACAGTTGTTGTCCGCAAGAGATTCGTCCTTGTTTCATCAACGAATTGAAGGTGTATCATGCAGGTTGCATTGATAGGGCTCATCATTTGTTAATATCAGGATCCAAGATCATCGGAGGAGTAGCGTTAGGGATCGCACTCGCAGAG ATTTTTGGGGCCATCTTCGGATTCTGCCTGAGCAGTTCTATTAAGAACCAATACAGGAGGAGCGCTTACGCTTAG
- the LOC138126874 gene encoding CD63 antigen-like isoform X1 gives MGCATGVVKYFVFLANLIFVLAGLALVIIGILFKFHYSEATDALPANFGVAPILSIIIGAIVFVTAFCGCCGAVKESPCMLTTYAIILLVIFIVQVAIGVYAFIKINQDEQGFRRSVHDTLAKTFEGYGRNNEKTESVDAMQSWLQCCGLDQYNSMALQNGDYPRSCCREGVNTCRSTDYTNFYNTPCMQATHQFLRKSSNVIGGVAIGIAVIEILGAVFGLCLSSSIRNHYRRNIYA, from the exons ATGGGCTGTGCCACAGGAGTAGTCAAGTACTTCGTCTTCCTCGCCAACCTCATCTTCGTG TTGGCAGGATTGGCCCTTGTCATAATCGGCATCTTGTTCAAGTTTCACTACAGCGAAGCCACCGATGCCCTCCCGGCTAATTTCGGAGTGGCCCCGATTTTATCCATCATCATCGGGGCCATCGTTTTCGTAACCGCGTTCTGCGGATGCTGCGGCGCCGTCAAGGAGAGTCCGTGCATGTTGACAACT TATGCGATTATCTTGTTGGTGATCTTCATCGTCCAAGTCGCGATCGGAGTGTACGCCTTCATCAAGATCAATCAGGATGAGCAAGGATTCAGGCGATCGGTGCACGACACCTTAGCGAAGACTTTCGAAGGGTACGGAAGGAATAACGAAAAAACCGAAAGCGTCGATGCTATGCAGAGTTGG TTGCAATGCTGCGGACTTGATCAATACAACTCTATGGCCTTACAAAACGGCGATTACCCTCGCAGTTGTTGTCGAGAAGGTGTGAACACGTGTAGATCGACCGATTATACTAATTTTTATAACACACCATGTATGCAAGCCACCCATCAGTTCTTGCGAAAAAGCTCGAACGTAATCGGAGGTGTCGCAATCGGAATCGCAGTGATCGAG aTTCTCGGTGCCGTTTTCGGCTTGTGTCTGTCGAGTTCGATAAGGAACCACTACAGAAGGAACATATACGCATAA
- the LOC138126875 gene encoding CD63 antigen-like — MTCGELFLKGASSTFTGYFLLVSIAFILYGLTTTYYLLKTNSVETLDEEFVSVPSLCLILFGFVLFVFIIIGCCAICREIPCCLETYAIFLTLLAAAQIALGIFCLIRFNADNSEFKFRIEDDVSRMFVDYESDPEQLDSTQQWMKCCGVTDAGPNDWLLNRTIPSSCCEDLLPNCTIGSPTMYQEGCSQKLYAYIVGTNYIIGLTLLVTAVTELIGAVMGLTLSCAFWRNSRIMWI; from the exons atgacTTGCGGAGAGCTGTTTCTGAAAGGTGCCAGTAGTACTTTCACCGGATATTTTTTG CTAGTCAGCATCGCCTTCATCCTGTATGGCCTCACCACCACTTACTACCTTCTCAAGACCAACAGCGTCGAGACCCTCGACGAAGAATTCGTCTCAGTGCCTTCGCTCTGCTTGATCCTGTTCGGCTTCGTGCTCTTTGTGTTCATCATCATCGGGTGCTGCGCTATCTGCCGGGAGATCCCCTGCTGTCTAGAAACG TACGCAATCTTTTTGACACTTCTGGCGGCAGCCCAGATCGCTCTGGGGATTTTCTGTTTGATACGTTTCAACGCTGACAACTCCGAATTCAAATTTCGGATAGAAGACGATGTCAGCAGAATGTTCGTCGATTACGAAAGCGACCCGGAACAGCTGGACAGCACCCAACAATGG ATGAAGTGTTGCGGGGTCACTGACGCCGGTCCCAACGACTGGTTGCTGAACCGTACCATTCCTTCATCGTGTTGCGAAGACTTACTACCCAACTGTACCATTGGCTCTCCAACGATGTATCAAGAGGGATGCTCCCAGAAACTTTACGCTTACATAGTTGGTACCAACTACATCATCGGCTTGACACTGCTTGTGACAGCTGTCACCGAG TTGATTGGGGCTGTGATGGGACTCACCTTGTCTTGTGCCTTCTGGCGGAACAGCAGGATCATGTGGATATAA
- the LOC138126876 gene encoding leukocyte surface antigen CD53-like — translation MGCSTTVVKYLVFFFNLVFAIAGAGLLALGILLKLKNDDIQNFIPDKYHLGLPPILLIAIGSVIFVTAFFGCCGAIKESTCMLTTFAIILLTLLIVQIAIAAYAFLQVGDTADLRSSVTQVVDKSFNQYNSSKAVQEEFDFLQSFLHCCGVDGVHDWKWEGGKLPNSCCSSNKNCTVAATNAYKDGCGDKAYKWFKNGLDLLGILAVAIATIEIIGAIFALCLSSSIKNQLRREAYA, via the exons TCGTCAAGTACCTGGTGTTCTTCTTCAACCTCGTTTTTGCC ATCGCCGGCGCCGGCTTGCTCGCCTTGGGCATCCTCCTCAAGCTTAAAAACGATGACATCCAAAACTTCATCCCGGACAAGTACCACTTGGGGCTGCCCCCCATCCTGCTCATCGCCATCGGCTCGGTCATCTTCGTGACGGCCTTCTTCGGCTGCTGCGGGGCAATCAAGGAGAGCACCTGCATGCTGACGACG TTCGCCATCATCCTGCTGACGCTGTTGATAGTCCAGATAGCGATCGCGGCGTACGCCTTCCTGCAAGTGGGCGACACCGCGGACTTGAGGTCGTCGGTGACGCAGGTCGTCGACAAGTCCTTCAACCAGTACAACAGCTCCAAAGCGGTGCAGGAGGAGTTCGACTTCTTGCAGTCTTTC TTGCACTGCTGCGGCGTCGACGGCGTCCACGACTGGAAGTGGGAGGGCGGCAAGCTGCCAAATTCGTGCTGCAGCAGCAACAAGAACTGCACCGTGGCGGCGACCAACGCCTACAAGGACGGCTGCGGCGACAAGGCGTACAAATGGTTCAAAAACGGGCTGGACCTCTTGGGGATATTAGCGGTGGCGATCGCCACCATCGAG ATAATCGGTGCCATTTTCGCTCTGTGCTTGTCGAGTTCCATCAAGAATCAGCTGCGCAGAGAAGCATACGCTTAG